A genome region from Arthrobacter sp. SLBN-100 includes the following:
- a CDS encoding Lrp/AsnC family transcriptional regulator, translating to MASRDGGTEPVPLDDIDRSIISELTRDGRMSVTQVAENVHISRAHAYTRIGRLTSEGVLSKFTALVDPIKAGLRSSAYVTLKLKQDSWRELRDQLGAIPEVHHVALVGGDFDVILLVRAVDNIDLRRVIFDQLQSMPGVLDTQTFLVFEDLDTR from the coding sequence ATGGCAAGCAGGGACGGCGGGACGGAACCCGTCCCGTTGGACGACATAGACCGCAGCATCATCTCCGAGCTGACCCGGGACGGCCGGATGTCCGTCACGCAGGTGGCGGAGAATGTCCACATTTCCCGGGCGCACGCGTACACCCGGATCGGCAGGCTTACGTCTGAGGGTGTGCTGTCCAAGTTCACGGCGTTGGTGGACCCGATCAAGGCCGGGCTCCGCTCCTCCGCCTACGTGACCCTGAAACTGAAGCAGGATTCCTGGCGCGAACTCCGCGACCAGCTAGGCGCCATCCCGGAGGTCCACCACGTGGCGCTGGTGGGCGGCGACTTCGACGTGATCCTGCTGGTCCGCGCCGTGGACAACATCGACCTGCGCCGGGTCATCTTCGACCAGCTGCAGTCCATGCCCGGAGTCCTCGATACGCAGACGTTCCTGGTGTTCGAGGACCTGGATACGCGGTAG
- a CDS encoding thiamine pyrophosphate-dependent dehydrogenase E1 component subunit alpha — MTISADHAARDQVSKASPEDAFSEAAKKFGITAEDYMLPARHQIQMVDPDGRLISEREQGTEPGHEYPLPGDDELMAAYEQLVVGRRVNDQNSALVRQGRMAVYPSSHGQEACQVAAALCLSGGDWMFPTYRDAVAVMTRGVDPVQVMTIFRGDWHSGFDPLKHKVGIQCTPLTTQLLHGVGVAHAAKLRGEDTVVLAMCGDGATSEGDFHEALNFAAVFHLPVIFFVQNNKYAISVPLAHQSVAPSLAHKAVGYGMAGERVDGNDVVALLAVLDRAVKLAREGSGPLLVEANTYRMQAHTNADDDTRYRESAEVAEWRAKDPINRMRTYLTGRGVLDEAAEARILSKAEDVARQLREGLSEDVPVDPQELFRHVFATPTPQLKEQSAMLADELARDAAAASSQNPDAQEAGK; from the coding sequence ATGACGATCTCCGCAGACCACGCGGCACGGGACCAGGTCAGCAAGGCATCCCCAGAGGATGCCTTCTCCGAAGCTGCCAAAAAGTTCGGCATCACCGCCGAGGATTACATGCTCCCGGCCCGGCACCAGATCCAGATGGTGGACCCGGACGGCCGGCTCATCTCCGAGCGCGAGCAGGGCACCGAACCGGGCCACGAGTACCCTTTGCCCGGCGATGACGAACTGATGGCCGCTTACGAGCAGCTCGTCGTCGGCCGCCGCGTCAACGACCAGAACTCGGCGCTCGTCCGGCAGGGCCGCATGGCGGTGTACCCGTCCAGCCACGGCCAGGAAGCCTGCCAGGTGGCGGCCGCGCTGTGCCTGTCCGGCGGCGACTGGATGTTCCCCACCTACCGTGACGCCGTCGCCGTGATGACCCGCGGCGTGGATCCGGTGCAGGTGATGACCATCTTCCGCGGCGACTGGCACAGCGGGTTCGACCCCCTTAAGCACAAAGTGGGCATCCAGTGCACTCCGCTGACCACGCAGCTGCTGCACGGCGTCGGCGTTGCCCATGCTGCCAAGCTCCGCGGCGAGGACACCGTGGTGCTGGCCATGTGCGGTGACGGCGCCACCAGCGAAGGCGACTTCCACGAGGCCCTGAACTTCGCCGCGGTCTTCCACCTGCCGGTGATCTTCTTCGTGCAAAACAACAAGTACGCCATCTCGGTGCCGCTGGCGCACCAGTCCGTGGCGCCGTCGCTCGCGCACAAGGCCGTGGGCTACGGCATGGCCGGCGAACGCGTGGACGGCAACGACGTCGTGGCGCTCCTCGCAGTCCTGGACCGGGCCGTGAAACTGGCCAGGGAAGGCTCCGGCCCGCTGCTCGTCGAGGCCAACACCTACCGCATGCAGGCCCACACCAATGCCGACGACGACACCCGCTACCGGGAGAGCGCTGAGGTTGCCGAGTGGCGGGCCAAGGACCCGATCAACCGGATGCGGACCTACCTGACCGGCCGCGGCGTGCTGGATGAAGCCGCAGAGGCGCGGATTCTTTCGAAGGCGGAGGACGTGGCCCGGCAGTTGCGGGAGGGCCTCAGCGAGGACGTGCCGGTGGACCCGCAGGAGCTCTTCCGCCACGTTTTCGCCACGCCCACGCCCCAGTTGAAGGAACAGTCCGCCATGCTCGCCGACGAACTCGCCCGCGACGCAGCAGCCGCATCATCCCAGAACCCCGATGCACAGGAGGCCGGCAAATGA
- a CDS encoding metalloregulator ArsR/SmtB family transcription factor — MDSHRPLAGEPVDAVRVGPSVSAAADLFKAAAHPVRAHILELLSQGESSIPELCEGTGVKATHLSRHLNQMRGQHLIQCRWTGGRLMYRLAYPQVTELLAAARSVLQARAADAVSSLGMAPEEQPFSAVGDGQFSALEASLESRSVIADAYRAIAAKDGCSQEAAAAQLLSTARNRKITLLEAARDELRNGQEG, encoded by the coding sequence ATGGATAGCCATCGCCCCCTGGCGGGCGAGCCGGTTGATGCTGTCCGCGTCGGACCGTCGGTGTCTGCTGCAGCGGACCTGTTCAAAGCCGCGGCCCATCCGGTCCGGGCGCACATCCTGGAGCTGCTCTCCCAGGGCGAGTCCTCCATTCCGGAGCTGTGCGAGGGTACGGGGGTGAAGGCTACGCACCTGTCCCGGCACCTGAACCAGATGCGCGGGCAGCACCTGATCCAGTGCCGGTGGACCGGCGGACGGCTTATGTATCGGCTGGCCTACCCGCAAGTCACCGAACTGCTGGCCGCTGCCCGGTCCGTACTTCAAGCCCGGGCCGCGGACGCTGTCAGTTCCCTGGGCATGGCGCCGGAGGAACAGCCATTCAGTGCCGTCGGGGATGGGCAATTCTCCGCACTCGAGGCATCACTGGAATCCCGTTCGGTCATCGCGGATGCGTACCGGGCGATAGCTGCAAAAGATGGCTGCAGCCAGGAGGCGGCGGCCGCCCAGCTCCTCAGCACAGCCCGCAACCGGAAAATCACCCTCCTGGAAGCCGCCCGCGACGAACTCCGCAACGGACAGGAAGGGTAG
- a CDS encoding alpha-ketoacid dehydrogenase subunit beta: protein MSPTITTSSEANGNVSAATARAAATAAASAEAAGPQPVTMAKALNTALADAMHADSSVLVFGEDVGTLGGVFRITDGLTKTFGEQRCFDTPLAESGIVGMAVGMAINGMRPVVEMQFDAFAYPAFEQIISHVAKMHNRTKGAVKLPMVIRVPYGGGIGGVEHHCDSSESYYAHTAGLKVFTPATVADGYRMLREAIDSDDPVVFMEPKKLYWSKDLVDLGELRRLHTEGTTAGRTTEGRAAVARPGTDATLIAYGPSVPTALAAAEAAALEGRSLEVIDVRTIVPFDDATVCESVRKTGRAVVIAEAHGFASVSSEIVARVQERCFHYLAAPIRRVTGFDIPYPAPKLEKYYLPGVDRILDAVDDLQWEN, encoded by the coding sequence ATGAGCCCCACCATCACCACATCATCCGAGGCCAACGGCAACGTCAGCGCCGCCACCGCCCGGGCAGCCGCCACCGCCGCTGCGTCTGCCGAGGCCGCGGGGCCCCAGCCCGTCACCATGGCCAAGGCGCTCAATACTGCACTGGCCGACGCGATGCACGCCGATTCGTCCGTCCTGGTGTTCGGCGAGGACGTGGGGACGCTGGGCGGGGTGTTCCGCATTACCGACGGGCTCACCAAGACGTTCGGGGAGCAGCGCTGCTTCGACACCCCGCTGGCCGAGTCCGGCATCGTGGGCATGGCCGTGGGGATGGCCATCAACGGGATGCGCCCGGTGGTCGAGATGCAGTTCGACGCGTTCGCCTACCCGGCGTTTGAGCAGATCATCAGCCACGTGGCCAAGATGCACAACCGCACCAAGGGCGCCGTGAAGCTGCCCATGGTGATCCGGGTTCCCTACGGCGGCGGCATCGGGGGAGTGGAGCACCACTGCGACTCCTCCGAGTCCTACTACGCCCACACCGCCGGCCTGAAGGTGTTCACCCCCGCCACCGTGGCGGACGGGTACCGGATGCTCCGTGAGGCGATCGACTCGGACGACCCCGTGGTGTTTATGGAGCCGAAGAAGCTCTACTGGTCCAAGGACCTGGTTGACTTGGGTGAGTTGCGGCGCCTTCACACGGAAGGCACGACGGCGGGACGAACCACCGAAGGCCGTGCCGCCGTCGCGCGTCCCGGCACTGACGCGACGCTGATCGCCTATGGTCCGTCCGTCCCCACCGCGCTTGCCGCGGCCGAGGCGGCGGCGCTGGAAGGGCGCTCGCTGGAAGTCATCGACGTGCGCACCATCGTGCCGTTCGACGATGCGACCGTTTGTGAGTCCGTTCGCAAGACCGGCCGGGCCGTGGTGATCGCCGAGGCGCATGGCTTCGCGTCCGTGTCGTCGGAGATCGTGGCCCGGGTGCAGGAGCGCTGCTTCCACTACCTGGCCGCCCCCATCCGCCGCGTCACCGGGTTCGACATCCCCTACCCGGCCCCCAAGCTTGAGAAGTACTACCTGCCCGGCGTGGACCGCATCCTCGACGCCGTCGACGACCTTCAGTGGGAGAACTGA
- a CDS encoding acyltransferase family protein has protein sequence MTESLQPQEPMRRLHSLTSLRFFAAAAVALMHGFGRYQLPVVDLGFVGVSFFFMLSGFVLTWAYTAGKGSVVFLRDRFAKLFPLSAVTLAVAAFVPVAPNSSPVFFLQSLTFTQAWWLPAALSFNPVAWSLSAEAFFYLLLPAIVSVMRRFSTRQLVGSIVFLAVLQPVMGLVLQLTIGVNVSASVAHFLTYYFPPYRLPEFIIGIALALLLKAGYIPSRACQLAAAATITAGVALVFVADFFHMALSWVGSALLLPAILVLIWTSARRELAGASRLLTNPRLVKLGDRSFSFYMVHYLVLGFVGLLIGEGAQTLPWWIVLPTLIAAAGIAAVAYRFVEKPSERLIRDLFSRKPALPPAGEDAKEASSSPVRTG, from the coding sequence ATGACTGAAAGCCTGCAGCCTCAAGAGCCCATGAGGCGGCTTCACTCGCTGACAAGCCTGCGGTTCTTTGCTGCTGCCGCCGTGGCACTCATGCATGGCTTCGGCCGGTACCAGCTTCCAGTCGTAGACCTGGGCTTCGTGGGTGTGAGCTTCTTCTTTATGCTTTCCGGCTTCGTACTGACGTGGGCTTACACAGCGGGCAAGGGTTCGGTCGTGTTCCTGCGAGACCGCTTCGCGAAGCTGTTTCCTCTCAGCGCAGTGACCCTGGCAGTCGCCGCGTTTGTGCCCGTGGCACCGAATTCGAGCCCCGTATTTTTCCTTCAAAGCCTTACCTTTACCCAAGCGTGGTGGCTACCAGCGGCGTTGTCTTTCAACCCTGTCGCGTGGTCTCTCTCCGCTGAGGCGTTTTTCTACCTGCTGCTGCCAGCCATCGTGAGTGTGATGCGGCGCTTCAGCACCCGGCAACTTGTCGGCTCCATAGTGTTCCTTGCAGTCCTTCAGCCGGTAATGGGACTGGTTTTGCAGCTCACGATCGGCGTGAACGTCAGCGCATCTGTGGCTCATTTCCTCACCTATTACTTCCCCCCGTACCGGTTGCCTGAGTTCATCATCGGTATTGCCCTGGCCCTGCTCCTGAAAGCCGGATATATTCCTTCACGCGCGTGTCAGCTCGCGGCCGCAGCGACCATCACCGCGGGCGTCGCACTGGTATTCGTTGCCGATTTCTTCCACATGGCGCTGTCGTGGGTCGGCAGTGCCCTCCTGCTGCCCGCTATCCTCGTCCTGATTTGGACCTCGGCCCGGCGCGAGCTCGCCGGCGCCAGCCGCCTCCTGACGAACCCGCGACTGGTCAAGCTCGGAGACCGCTCGTTCTCCTTCTACATGGTCCACTACCTTGTCCTGGGCTTCGTCGGCCTTCTGATAGGAGAGGGCGCACAAACCCTGCCCTGGTGGATCGTCCTGCCCACCCTCATCGCGGCCGCAGGAATTGCAGCGGTTGCCTATAGGTTCGTGGAGAAGCCCAGCGAACGGCTCATCCGCGACCTGTTCTCGCGCAAGCCGGCGCTGCCGCCGGCCGGAGAAGACGCGAAGGAGGCAAGTTCATCACCGGTTCGTACTGGATGA